In Dolichospermum flos-aquae CCAP 1403/13F, the following proteins share a genomic window:
- the sufR gene encoding iron-sulfur cluster biosynthesis transcriptional regulator SufR, which produces MATTQQTSTKQDILEYLLKHSQATAVELANFFNVSPQAIRRHLKDLEMEELVLYSVSEQPSMGRPQHVYHLSRGGRSHLQKSANRLGDGYGEFAVSLLDTLAETVGRDQVKSILRKQWERKAQEYHERVGNGSLQERVANLIELRKAEGFMAEFHAVESDASGAERFIFVEHTCAISDVAESFPSVCGHELEMFAAILPDCTVERTHWLIHGEHRCGYLVEKS; this is translated from the coding sequence ATGGCGACTACCCAGCAGACCTCAACTAAGCAAGATATCCTAGAGTATCTATTGAAACACTCACAAGCAACGGCTGTTGAGTTGGCTAACTTTTTCAATGTCAGTCCCCAAGCGATTCGTCGTCATTTAAAGGATTTAGAGATGGAGGAGTTAGTTCTATATTCGGTATCAGAACAACCGAGTATGGGCAGACCCCAGCACGTTTATCATTTGAGTCGGGGGGGAAGATCACATTTGCAAAAAAGTGCTAACCGCTTAGGTGATGGTTATGGCGAGTTTGCGGTTTCTCTCTTGGACACTTTAGCGGAAACTGTGGGACGTGACCAAGTAAAATCTATTTTACGAAAACAGTGGGAACGCAAAGCTCAAGAATATCATGAACGGGTGGGTAATGGTTCTTTGCAGGAACGGGTCGCAAATTTGATAGAATTGCGAAAGGCTGAAGGTTTTATGGCGGAGTTTCACGCTGTGGAATCAGATGCTAGTGGTGCGGAAAGATTTATTTTTGTGGAACATACCTGCGCTATTTCTGATGTTGCGGAATCTTTTCCCAGCGTTTGTGGTCATGAATTGGAAATGTTTGCGGCTATTCTTCCAGATTGTACTGTGGAACGGACTCACTGGTTGATTCATGGTGAACATCGTTGTGGTTATTTGGTGGAAAAAAGTTAG
- a CDS encoding tetratricopeptide repeat protein: MYKKTSLLLTTLLLGCLFISTPVVAKADVLVTQANNPELKNLIDEGKRLVDSKDYNGAIAVYQQAAKLDPKNERIHAGIGYLYTQQGNFTSALDAYRRAIAINPNNSDFYYAVGYLKSSTRDNKGAKEAYRRAIQLNRNNVNAYLGLGVAQTSLGDYQSALWAYEQAVNLDKNNPRTYELIGSMFKQKRQTPQANKVLRKALDLYQRGNDPEGAARIQTMLQEIGG; this comes from the coding sequence ATGTACAAAAAAACATCACTTCTGTTAACTACTTTATTATTAGGATGTTTATTTATTAGTACACCTGTAGTAGCGAAAGCTGATGTCTTAGTGACACAGGCGAATAATCCAGAGTTAAAAAACTTGATAGATGAGGGGAAAAGACTGGTAGATTCTAAAGATTATAATGGAGCGATCGCTGTTTATCAACAAGCAGCAAAATTAGATCCCAAAAATGAGAGAATTCATGCTGGTATTGGCTACTTATATACTCAACAAGGCAATTTTACCTCAGCCTTAGATGCTTATCGTCGAGCTATTGCCATTAATCCTAATAATAGTGATTTTTACTATGCTGTGGGTTATCTTAAAAGCAGTACGAGAGATAACAAAGGTGCAAAAGAAGCTTACCGTCGGGCTATCCAGTTAAATCGCAATAATGTCAACGCCTATTTAGGATTAGGAGTTGCTCAAACTAGCTTAGGTGATTATCAATCAGCCCTGTGGGCTTATGAACAAGCAGTTAATTTAGATAAAAATAATCCCCGCACCTATGAGTTAATTGGTTCTATGTTCAAACAAAAACGGCAAACTCCACAAGCAAATAAAGTTCTCAGGAAAGCATTAGATTTATATCAGCGGGGAAATGATCCAGAAGGCGCTGCCAGAATACAAACAATGTTGCAAGAAATAGGCGGTTAA
- a CDS encoding SulP family inorganic anion transporter, which translates to MAIADTIEESKLLRLRNWLSSFRGDLTGGLTAAVVALPLALAFAVASGVEPKAGLYTAIVAGIVAAIFGGSPVQITGPTGAMAVVLVGIVAKYGIEKVWIAGVMAGMIQIALGVAKLGQLVKFIPYPVTAGFTNGIAVIIFCGQLNNFFGLKLPRSEHFLPGVWQSLTHVEALNWAAVGLAIVVIVTTVLWPKINNTIPGSLVGLVLATGIATYFHLNVPTIGAIPQSLPMPQGIPHWNDFSVIRELINPALALAALGSIESLLSAVVADGMTVSEKHNSDRELIGQGLANIIVPFFAGIPATGAIARTAVNVRSGGKTRLSGVIHGAALAMIVLTLAPLAAQIPLAALAGILMVVSVRMIEWEAIGLLMRATYSDFAVMILTWLVTILFDLVLAVEVGLIAAGALFIKRMSDLSLVKIPETEVFPPGTSLELGKEIAVYRVDGPVFFGAAERFATFIRDEPEVKYLILRLRFVPNMDTTGLVALEDIYHDLERHNCRLILTGLQPEVKQLLERSGLLETIGLSNCFETTTDAICSISPQIVGCLQPGATDLKSKELLELND; encoded by the coding sequence ATGGCGATCGCTGATACTATCGAAGAATCAAAGCTTTTGCGTCTGAGGAACTGGTTGAGTAGTTTCCGTGGCGATTTGACGGGAGGATTAACAGCAGCAGTAGTAGCATTGCCTTTGGCTTTAGCTTTTGCTGTAGCCAGTGGAGTCGAACCAAAAGCGGGACTCTATACTGCTATTGTTGCGGGAATTGTGGCGGCCATTTTTGGCGGTTCTCCAGTCCAGATTACCGGACCAACGGGGGCAATGGCCGTGGTTTTGGTGGGAATTGTTGCTAAATACGGGATTGAGAAAGTTTGGATTGCTGGAGTAATGGCTGGTATGATCCAAATTGCTTTGGGTGTAGCCAAACTCGGACAGCTAGTGAAGTTTATTCCCTACCCAGTAACGGCAGGTTTTACTAATGGGATTGCTGTTATTATTTTTTGTGGTCAATTAAATAATTTCTTTGGTTTAAAACTACCCCGAAGTGAACATTTTTTGCCGGGAGTTTGGCAAAGTTTAACTCATGTAGAAGCTTTAAATTGGGCAGCAGTGGGACTGGCAATTGTGGTAATTGTCACTACAGTTTTGTGGCCGAAGATTAATAATACCATACCCGGTTCTTTAGTGGGGTTGGTGTTAGCGACGGGAATAGCTACTTATTTCCATCTGAATGTTCCCACAATTGGCGCAATTCCCCAATCTTTACCAATGCCTCAAGGGATTCCTCACTGGAATGATTTTAGTGTAATTCGAGAACTAATTAATCCAGCTTTGGCTTTAGCAGCATTGGGAAGTATAGAATCTTTATTATCAGCGGTTGTGGCTGATGGGATGACGGTCAGTGAGAAACATAATAGCGATCGCGAATTAATTGGTCAAGGGTTAGCAAATATCATTGTCCCATTTTTTGCTGGTATTCCTGCCACGGGGGCAATTGCGCGAACTGCTGTTAATGTCCGTTCTGGTGGAAAAACCCGACTATCTGGAGTAATTCACGGTGCTGCATTAGCCATGATTGTGCTAACTTTAGCACCCCTAGCGGCACAGATTCCCCTAGCGGCATTAGCGGGAATCCTGATGGTAGTTAGTGTGCGAATGATTGAATGGGAAGCCATTGGTTTATTAATGCGGGCTACCTATTCTGACTTTGCGGTGATGATTCTGACTTGGTTGGTAACAATCTTATTTGACTTAGTTCTCGCTGTCGAGGTAGGATTAATTGCTGCCGGCGCTTTGTTCATCAAACGCATGAGTGATTTAAGTTTAGTGAAGATTCCCGAAACCGAAGTATTCCCCCCCGGAACTTCGCTAGAATTAGGGAAAGAAATTGCTGTTTATCGAGTAGATGGTCCGGTATTTTTTGGGGCTGCGGAGAGATTTGCTACCTTTATTCGAGATGAACCAGAGGTAAAATACTTAATTCTGCGGTTGCGGTTTGTGCCAAATATGGATACCACTGGGTTAGTAGCGTTAGAGGATATTTACCACGACTTAGAACGCCATAATTGCCGTTTAATTCTCACAGGTTTACAACCGGAAGTTAAACAACTGCTAGAACGTTCAGGATTATTAGAAACTATTGGTTTATCAAATTGTTTTGAAACAACCACAGATGCTATTTGTTCTATTTCTCCCCAGATTGTCGGATGTTTGCAACCGGGCGCAACTGATTTAAAATCAAAAGAATTGCTGGAATTAAATGACTAA
- a CDS encoding flavoredoxin: protein MEKIPDEALVVRGGRNRPEDIQMGIGTHPSGITGISIQCEVGLSIEELVKVIPHGQIGVTKVGEVRKAGGDVIRTSGRGYHATLTGLTPEQISNLLTPTIPKPKQQ, encoded by the coding sequence GTGGAAAAAATACCAGATGAAGCCTTAGTAGTGCGAGGAGGCCGCAACCGTCCAGAAGATATCCAAATGGGAATAGGTACTCATCCCAGTGGAATAACAGGAATTTCCATACAATGTGAGGTAGGATTATCAATAGAGGAATTAGTAAAAGTAATTCCTCATGGGCAAATAGGTGTTACAAAAGTGGGAGAAGTTCGTAAAGCAGGTGGTGATGTAATTAGAACTTCTGGAAGAGGTTATCATGCAACACTAACTGGTTTAACTCCAGAACAAATCAGTAATCTTCTAACACCTACAATACCTAAACCAAAGCAACAATAG
- a CDS encoding CHAT domain-containing protein, with amino-acid sequence MTEFRCVCPGCETNLGQPNITDNLLTLSTGFLCAGATNIISSLWIVDDLATALFSIFYYQQRQEGKNRPEALKEAQIKLRELRKADLEEISQAAENQRKQARTQKKQYPQDSAEYLECDRQYQKYAKISIAIDNIQKSKGELPFAHPRYWSAFIAQGLQQGKRILFLECLLDKGFDDC; translated from the coding sequence ATTACAGAATTTAGGTGCGTTTGCCCTGGTTGTGAAACTAATTTAGGTCAACCCAATATAACTGATAATTTATTGACACTTTCTACTGGTTTTTTATGTGCTGGTGCGACAAATATAATTAGTTCTTTGTGGATTGTTGATGATTTAGCAACTGCGCTATTTTCTATCTTTTACTATCAACAAAGACAAGAGGGTAAAAATCGTCCAGAAGCACTAAAAGAAGCACAAATTAAATTGCGGGAATTAAGAAAAGCAGATTTAGAAGAAATCTCCCAAGCAGCAGAAAATCAACGTAAACAAGCTAGAACTCAGAAAAAACAATATCCCCAAGATTCAGCAGAATATTTAGAGTGCGATCGCCAATATCAAAAATATGCAAAAATATCAATAGCAATTGATAACATCCAAAAATCAAAAGGAGAATTGCCTTTTGCACATCCCCGTTATTGGTCGGCTTTTATTGCTCAGGGATTACAACAGGGCAAGCGCATCTTATTTTTAGAATGCTTACTGGACAAAGGTTTTGACGATTGTTAA
- a CDS encoding carbohydrate kinase family protein, with product MSNPSILCLGEVLFDCLADQLGLELDAVKSWTPYPGGAPANVACALVKLGTSAGFIGAVGEDEAGNTLVKLLEDVGVDTMGVQRHSTAPTRQVYVVRDLGGDRTFAGFGKYDTSEFADTRLESAKLPPALFNEADFLVVGTLELAYPDSEKAVLRALDLAEQYDLKIILDVNWRPVFWQDENTAKSKILALLKRFDFLKLTKEEAHWLFDTTDPGAITYRLNSLEGVLVTDGENGCAYCLGENEGKIPAFSMSVVDTTGAGDSFLAGFIHQLQQVGIHSLKDGDTANRIVTYASAVGALTTIKPGAIASQPTAAEVEAFLASHRL from the coding sequence ATGAGTAATCCCTCTATTTTATGTCTTGGTGAAGTCTTGTTTGATTGTTTAGCTGATCAATTGGGACTTGAGTTAGATGCAGTGAAATCATGGACTCCCTACCCCGGAGGAGCGCCTGCTAATGTGGCTTGTGCTTTGGTGAAGTTGGGGACATCAGCCGGATTTATTGGTGCTGTGGGTGAGGATGAAGCAGGGAATACACTGGTAAAATTATTAGAAGATGTTGGTGTAGATACAATGGGTGTACAACGTCATTCTACAGCACCAACTAGACAAGTATACGTGGTTAGAGATTTGGGGGGCGATCGCACTTTTGCAGGTTTTGGTAAATATGATACTTCCGAATTTGCTGATACCCGTCTAGAATCTGCAAAATTGCCACCCGCGCTTTTTAATGAAGCTGATTTTTTGGTAGTGGGAACTTTAGAACTAGCCTATCCTGACAGTGAAAAAGCTGTTTTGCGGGCTTTAGACTTAGCAGAACAATATGACCTAAAAATTATTCTCGATGTCAATTGGCGACCAGTATTTTGGCAAGATGAAAATACAGCTAAGAGCAAAATTCTGGCATTATTAAAGCGATTTGATTTTCTCAAACTAACCAAAGAGGAAGCACATTGGCTATTTGATACTACTGATCCAGGAGCAATTACTTATAGACTCAATTCCTTGGAAGGGGTTTTGGTCACAGATGGTGAAAATGGTTGTGCCTATTGTTTAGGGGAAAATGAAGGTAAAATCCCGGCGTTTTCCATGTCTGTAGTGGATACCACTGGTGCAGGAGATAGTTTCTTGGCTGGGTTTATTCATCAATTACAACAAGTTGGGATTCACAGCCTTAAAGACGGAGATACAGCAAACAGGATTGTCACCTATGCCAGTGCTGTGGGAGCATTAACTACTATTAAACCAGGTGCGATCGCATCCCAACCCACTGCGGCGGAAGTTGAGGCTTTTCTTGCTTCCCATAGACTTTAA
- a CDS encoding carbonic anhydrase: MNKNINQCLCCSSRRHFLRSFLPGVIAFTVLQSAQSAKAEVHQTKALVLSCIDFRFLTAEQSFLRNKNLTDKYDLTALAGASLALTGFPHPSDAEAFWDQLDISYKLHHINKVIIIDHQDCGAYAMMIDPNLSKDPERELQVHTDYLNQAYSSIRSRYSDIEIEMYFATLNQGEFPQIFPKLEK; the protein is encoded by the coding sequence ATGAATAAAAATATCAATCAGTGTCTTTGTTGTTCTAGTCGTCGTCATTTTCTGAGATCTTTCCTTCCGGGAGTAATAGCCTTTACTGTCCTGCAATCAGCGCAATCAGCTAAGGCCGAAGTTCATCAAACAAAAGCGTTAGTTCTCAGTTGTATTGACTTTCGGTTTTTAACAGCAGAACAGTCTTTTTTAAGGAATAAAAATCTCACAGATAAATATGATTTAACAGCTTTAGCAGGTGCTTCATTAGCTTTAACAGGATTCCCCCACCCATCTGATGCTGAAGCATTTTGGGATCAGTTAGATATCTCCTATAAACTCCATCATATCAACAAAGTTATTATTATTGATCATCAAGATTGTGGGGCTTATGCAATGATGATTGATCCTAATTTAAGTAAAGATCCAGAACGAGAGTTGCAAGTACATACAGATTATTTAAATCAAGCGTATTCATCAATTCGCAGTCGCTATTCTGATATTGAAATTGAAATGTATTTTGCAACTCTCAATCAAGGAGAATTTCCACAAATTTTCCCAAAACTTGAAAAATGA
- a CDS encoding CHAT domain-containing protein has product MGKGFAKKQKQGKLKRRDYLDFLHQILGTIREDKADITRKIIEDDLDKLDRNFLSIFRDWATNTLLQLEPDKAYERALCIANLSKYIRQLRDGNQSNNLKIAILCCEVIEIIFKSHIDREDWAINNLNLASLYMDKFDSISFSEQQENIEIAIHYCKFASEKFNSKKYGLNWAFTQAILGRAYSEILTQNITKKTEYLELAITAYNNDVLDIFKQNRCFEEWARCQINLGIIYDERNKIKGEKNPENYNLALTAYQEALKVYNPKNFPIEYAQIQYNLAITYEILGKMDAAINCYKISFDIFKSQELPSKLKDVADKLGYLAFQYQFWETAIEAYKYAIEAVEKIRTWSNSEQNREEFLEKYIEIYQNIVQAYINTTQIDKAFEYCQHSRSQRLVDLMASFNLSQGENIPPKVQGLLQKYEELTQQIHIERQNYKSENNRHTTRAIWQVCDKKIELLETAKQKIWEQLRGEDPILAGEIQVKPLSLSEIQQLIDHSKTAILSFYTTNSDTHIFIITQDSIYLHTCIGEGLEKLQKWIEKEWLLNYIHNYKTWQNKMEYFLHELAERLQLSKIIHQYLQDIEELIIEPHLLLHQIPFAALPTGENKKYLVDRFLIRYTPSCQILDFCHQNQKKKCLNLDVQYFQYGTVADTVDNDPLPFSRWEEEEIAKMYNIPANKRLIGSSQATVQNFRKLAENVQTLHCCHHAVSCLYNPLESHLNLGGGDSITLGQLMSPSWRFPNLVDVFLSCCETMASASYF; this is encoded by the coding sequence ATGGGTAAGGGATTTGCTAAGAAACAAAAACAAGGTAAGTTAAAGCGCAGAGATTATTTAGATTTTTTACATCAAATTTTAGGGACAATTAGAGAGGATAAAGCTGATATAACAAGAAAAATTATAGAGGATGATTTAGATAAACTAGATCGGAATTTTCTATCTATATTTAGAGATTGGGCAACTAACACTCTGTTACAATTAGAACCAGATAAAGCTTATGAAAGAGCTTTATGTATTGCTAATTTAAGTAAATATATTAGACAGTTACGAGATGGAAACCAATCTAACAATTTAAAAATTGCGATTCTTTGTTGTGAAGTAATTGAAATTATTTTTAAGAGTCATATAGATCGAGAAGATTGGGCTATAAATAATTTGAATTTAGCTAGTCTTTACATGGATAAATTTGATAGCATTTCTTTTTCTGAACAGCAAGAAAATATAGAAATTGCTATTCATTATTGTAAATTCGCATCAGAAAAATTTAATTCAAAAAAATACGGATTAAACTGGGCTTTTACTCAAGCTATTCTAGGCAGAGCTTATTCTGAAATATTAACTCAGAATATCACTAAAAAAACAGAATACTTAGAATTAGCAATTACAGCTTATAATAATGATGTTTTAGATATATTTAAACAAAACCGATGTTTTGAAGAATGGGCAAGATGTCAAATAAATTTAGGTATTATATATGATGAAAGAAACAAAATTAAGGGAGAAAAAAATCCAGAAAATTACAATTTAGCATTAACAGCTTATCAAGAAGCATTAAAAGTATATAATCCTAAAAACTTTCCTATTGAATATGCTCAAATTCAGTATAATCTAGCCATTACTTATGAAATTTTAGGAAAAATGGATGCTGCAATCAACTGTTATAAAATATCCTTCGATATTTTTAAATCTCAAGAATTACCTAGTAAATTAAAAGATGTTGCTGATAAACTTGGATATTTAGCTTTTCAATATCAATTTTGGGAAACTGCTATTGAGGCTTACAAATATGCTATTGAAGCAGTTGAAAAAATTAGAACTTGGTCAAATTCTGAACAGAATAGGGAAGAATTTTTAGAAAAATATATTGAAATTTATCAAAACATAGTACAAGCCTACATCAATACAACCCAAATAGATAAAGCCTTTGAATATTGTCAACACTCCCGTTCTCAACGTCTAGTAGACTTAATGGCAAGTTTCAACCTCTCCCAAGGTGAAAATATACCTCCAAAAGTCCAAGGATTATTACAAAAATACGAAGAATTAACACAACAAATTCACATAGAACGCCAAAATTATAAATCAGAAAATAACCGCCATACGACCCGCGCTATTTGGCAGGTATGCGATAAAAAAATAGAATTATTAGAAACTGCAAAACAAAAAATTTGGGAACAACTCAGAGGAGAAGATCCCATTTTAGCAGGTGAAATTCAAGTTAAACCTCTGAGTTTATCCGAGATTCAGCAATTAATTGATCATTCTAAAACCGCTATTCTCAGTTTCTACACTACCAACTCTGACACCCATATTTTTATCATTACCCAAGACTCAATTTATCTCCATACCTGTATAGGTGAAGGTTTAGAAAAATTACAAAAATGGATTGAAAAAGAGTGGTTATTAAATTATATCCATAATTATAAAACATGGCAAAATAAGATGGAATATTTTCTTCATGAACTTGCTGAAAGATTACAATTATCAAAAATCATCCATCAATATCTTCAAGACATAGAAGAATTAATTATAGAGCCTCATTTATTATTACATCAAATACCTTTTGCTGCTTTACCTACAGGAGAAAATAAAAAATATTTAGTAGATAGATTTTTAATTCGTTATACTCCCAGTTGTCAAATTTTAGATTTTTGTCATCAAAACCAAAAAAAGAAATGCCTAAATTTAGATGTTCAATATTTCCAATATGGTACAGTGGCAGATACCGTAGATAATGATCCTCTACCTTTTTCCAGATGGGAAGAGGAAGAAATTGCTAAAATGTATAATATTCCAGCAAACAAAAGATTAATAGGTAGTAGTCAAGCTACGGTTCAAAATTTCCGAAAATTAGCTGAAAATGTGCAAACTCTCCACTGCTGTCACCATGCTGTATCTTGTTTATATAATCCTTTAGAATCTCATTTAAACTTAGGCGGTGGTGATAGTATTACTTTAGGTCAATTAATGTCTCCTAGTTGGCGTTTCCCTAATCTTGTAGATGTGTTTCTTTCTTGTTGTGAAACCATGGCAAGCGCATCTTATTTTTAG
- the sufB gene encoding Fe-S cluster assembly protein SufB: MSASVTTLVNQPYKYGFVTDIEADTIPRGLSEDVVRLISAKKNEPEFMLEYRLRAYHQWLKMTEPTWSHVQYPPINYQDIIYYSAPKQKKAKLNSLDEVDPTLLETFAKLGIPLNEQKRLSNVAVDAIFDSVSVATTYKEKLAKDGVIFCSFSEALQEHPELIKKYLGSVVPIADNYFAALNAAVFSDGSFVYIPKGLKCPMELSTYFRINTGDTGQFERTLIVAEEGSYVSYLEGCTAPMYDSNQLHAAVVELVALDNAEIKYSTVQNWYAGDVNGKGGIYNFVTKRGLCQGVNSKISWTQVETGSAITWKYPSCVLIGDNSVGEFYSVALTNNMQQADTGSKMIHVGKNTRSTIISKGISAGKSSNSYRGLVKINPTAKGARNYSQCDSMLIGDNAQANTFPYIQVQNNTGKVEHEASTSKIGEDQLFFFAQRGISSEDAISMMISGFCKDVFNQLPMEFAVEADKLLSLKLEGSVG, from the coding sequence ATGAGCGCATCCGTCACCACATTAGTCAACCAACCTTATAAGTACGGCTTTGTTACCGATATTGAAGCCGATACTATTCCTCGTGGGTTAAGCGAAGATGTTGTCCGCCTAATTTCCGCCAAAAAGAATGAGCCGGAATTTATGCTGGAATATCGTCTCCGAGCATATCATCAGTGGCTGAAAATGACAGAACCAACTTGGTCTCATGTCCAATATCCGCCTATTAATTATCAGGATATTATTTATTATTCCGCACCGAAACAAAAGAAAGCCAAACTCAACAGTTTAGACGAAGTTGATCCTACTTTGTTGGAAACCTTTGCCAAATTAGGTATTCCTTTAAATGAACAAAAGCGATTAAGTAACGTTGCTGTTGATGCGATTTTTGATAGTGTTTCTGTTGCGACTACATATAAAGAAAAACTTGCCAAAGATGGCGTAATTTTCTGTTCTTTTTCGGAAGCTTTACAAGAACACCCAGAATTAATTAAAAAATATTTGGGTAGCGTTGTTCCCATTGCTGATAATTATTTCGCAGCTTTAAATGCGGCTGTATTTAGTGATGGTTCTTTCGTTTATATTCCCAAAGGCTTAAAATGTCCGATGGAACTGTCTACATATTTCCGCATTAATACCGGAGATACAGGACAATTTGAACGGACTTTAATTGTCGCCGAAGAAGGAAGTTATGTTTCTTATTTAGAAGGTTGTACAGCCCCCATGTACGACAGCAACCAATTACACGCAGCGGTTGTGGAATTGGTAGCTTTAGATAATGCGGAAATTAAATATTCTACTGTGCAAAACTGGTACGCTGGTGATGTCAATGGTAAAGGCGGAATTTACAACTTTGTAACTAAACGTGGTTTGTGTCAAGGTGTCAATTCTAAGATCTCTTGGACTCAAGTAGAAACAGGTTCTGCTATTACTTGGAAATATCCTAGTTGTGTTTTGATTGGTGATAATTCCGTCGGTGAATTTTACTCGGTTGCATTAACAAATAATATGCAGCAAGCTGATACTGGAAGTAAGATGATTCACGTTGGGAAAAACACCCGCAGCACTATTATTTCTAAAGGTATTTCTGCTGGTAAATCTAGCAATAGTTACCGGGGTTTGGTGAAGATTAATCCCACTGCTAAGGGTGCGAGAAATTATTCTCAATGTGATTCAATGTTAATTGGTGATAATGCTCAAGCTAATACTTTTCCTTATATTCAAGTTCAGAATAATACGGGTAAGGTGGAACATGAGGCTTCTACTTCTAAAATTGGTGAAGATCAATTGTTCTTTTTTGCTCAACGGGGTATTTCTTCGGAAGATGCTATTTCGATGATGATTAGCGGTTTCTGTAAGGATGTTTTTAATCAGTTACCAATGGAATTTGCTGTTGAGGCTGATAAGTTGTTGAGTTTGAAGTTGGAAGGTAGTGTAGGTTAG
- a CDS encoding nicotinate phosphoribosyltransferase, giving the protein MTISKMFIDMAQFISEAFMRIFTPANDAYPVTGVQPFTGSIYKKGKAAW; this is encoded by the coding sequence ATGACTATCTCCAAAATGTTTATTGATATGGCTCAGTTTATTTCTGAAGCCTTCATGCGGATTTTCACCCCTGCTAATGATGCCTATCCTGTGACTGGGGTACAGCCTTTTACAGGTAGTATATATAAAAAAGGTAAAGCAGCTTGGTAA
- a CDS encoding Uma2 family endonuclease, with translation MVTIAPTHSDTHTNSVILHNISWNTFEQILLETGDDRHNRFTYNQGILEIMTPLMPHEHNKRLIEKIIDTLVEELNLNVKSTGSLTCKREDLARGVEPDSSFYIQNEPIMRNKTSLDLTQDPPPDLVIEVDYASSSIDKLPIYLALGVPEVWRYDEPVMQIYSLSEDKYIPCNGSPTFANLPLNTEIPQFLASSLQVGEMSMIKNFRSWLKTQIS, from the coding sequence ATGGTAACTATAGCACCTACTCACAGCGACACTCACACCAATAGCGTCATCCTCCATAATATTTCTTGGAATACTTTTGAACAAATTTTATTAGAAACAGGTGATGATCGCCATAACAGGTTTACTTATAATCAGGGAATCTTAGAAATTATGACTCCATTAATGCCCCATGAACATAATAAAAGATTGATAGAAAAAATAATTGATACTTTAGTTGAAGAATTAAATCTCAATGTCAAAAGCACTGGTTCATTAACTTGTAAAAGAGAAGATTTAGCTAGAGGTGTAGAACCTGATTCTAGTTTCTATATTCAAAATGAACCAATTATGAGAAATAAAACCAGTTTAGATTTAACTCAAGATCCCCCACCTGATTTAGTAATAGAAGTTGATTATGCTAGTTCTTCTATTGATAAATTACCGATTTATTTAGCTTTAGGTGTTCCTGAAGTTTGGCGTTATGATGAACCTGTGATGCAAATTTATAGTTTATCTGAGGATAAATATATTCCTTGCAATGGTTCACCAACCTTTGCGAATTTACCTTTAAATACAGAAATCCCTCAGTTTTTAGCTTCTAGTTTACAAGTGGGTGAAATGTCAATGATTAAGAATTTTCGGAGTTGGTTAAAAACACAAATTTCCTGA
- a CDS encoding YbjQ family protein: MLLTTTDVIQGAVIQSYLGIVTAEVVYGSNFLRDFLASIRDIVGGRTGSYERLFEEGQRKAMEELEQRAQRLGADAVVGIAVDTGTINVDQSGVLLVITATGTAVKIR, from the coding sequence ATGCTTTTAACTACTACTGATGTTATTCAAGGTGCTGTAATTCAATCATACTTAGGTATTGTTACAGCCGAAGTTGTCTATGGTAGCAACTTCCTGCGGGATTTTTTAGCGAGTATTCGAGATATTGTCGGTGGCCGCACTGGCAGCTATGAGCGTCTCTTTGAAGAAGGACAACGGAAAGCAATGGAAGAATTAGAACAAAGAGCGCAACGTTTAGGCGCAGATGCTGTTGTCGGTATTGCCGTTGATACAGGCACAATTAATGTTGATCAATCTGGTGTTTTATTAGTCATTACAGCCACAGGAACAGCCGTAAAAATTCGTTAA